From the Palaemon carinicauda isolate YSFRI2023 chromosome 42, ASM3689809v2, whole genome shotgun sequence genome, one window contains:
- the LOC137632891 gene encoding meiosis-specific nuclear structural protein 1-like: protein MERKLAEANLKIESLEKELRNRRSVEEAMNTNRLRKSRDEILLLKEKIISNARHQRKEALERLALEKQITELDQVIQQQVRQFHAEKEVLQKTIRETKLAFDSTRRKLSKEREMLQMYKEVLFLRESLLGAKKRISFLEKALEDERRRNVSLQVELEIKGKVVNQLEDEASELRKEVRWKDKQLFSMAKTNPRE, encoded by the coding sequence ATGGAGAGAAAGTTGGCAGAAGCCAACCTAAAAATCGAGTCCCTCGAAAAGGAATTGAGAAATAGAAGGAGTGTAGAAGAGGCCATGAACACGAACAGATTAAGGAAAAGTCGAGATGAAATCTTACTTTTAAAGGAGAAGATCATATCGAACGCCAGGCATCAGCGAAAGGAAGCACTTGAAAGATtggctcttgaaaagcagataacaGAATTAGACCAAGTTATTCAACAGCAGGTTCGACAGTTCCATGCCGAGAAGGAAGTCCTGCAAAAAACCATAAGAGAAACAAAACTGGCATTTGATTCAACCAGACGAAAGCTCTCGAAGGAGAGGGAAATGCTCCAGATGTATAAGGAAGTTTTGTTTCTGCGAGAGTCTCTTCTTGGCGCGAAGAAGAGGATATCATTCCTCGAAAAGGCTTTGGAAGACGAAAGGAGGAGGAATGTTAGCCTTCAGGTGGAGCTAGAGATCAAAGGGAAAGTCGTTAATCAACTGGAAGATGAGGCTTCTGAACTTAGGAAAGAAGTTCGATGGAAAGATAAACAACTGTTTTCTATGGCGAAAACAAATCCAAGAGAATGA